tttacaatagtgcatctagatcattttaaggggggggggggcagaaggattgctttatcctaggtattccttgaagaggtggggtttcaggtgtctccggaaggtggtgattgactccgctgtcctggcgtcgtgagggagtttgttccaccattggggtgccagagcagcgaacagttttgactgggctgagcgggaactgtacttcctcagaggtagggaggcgagcaggccagaggtggatgaacgcagtgcccttgtttgggtgtagggcctgatcagagcctgaaggtactgaggtgccgttcccctcacagctccgtaggcaagcaccatggtcttgtagcggatgcgagcttcaactggaagccagtggagagagcggaggagcggggtgacgtgagagaacttgggaaggttgaacaccagacgggctgcggcgttctggatgagttgtaggggtttaatggcacaggcagggagcccagccaacagcgagttgcagtaatccagacgggagatgacaagtgcctggattaggacctgcgccgcttcctgtgtgaggcagggtcgtactctgcggatgttgtagagcatgaacctacaggaacgggccaccgccttgatgttggtggagaacgacagggtgttgtccaggatcacgccaaggttcttagcgctctgggaggaggacacaatggagttgtcaaccgtgatggcgagatcatggaacgg
The DNA window shown above is from Salvelinus fontinalis isolate EN_2023a unplaced genomic scaffold, ASM2944872v1 scaffold_0992, whole genome shotgun sequence and carries:
- the LOC129848121 gene encoding uncharacterized protein LOC129848121, encoding MTDHHLKLNLGKTELLFLPGKDCPFHDLAITVDNSIVSSSQSAKNLGVILDNTLSFSTNIKAVARSCRFMLYNIRRVRPCLTQEAAQVLIQALVISRLDYCNSLLAGLPACAIKPLQLIQNAAARLVFNLPKFSHVTPLLRSLHWLPVEARIRYKTMVLAYGAVRGTAPQYLQALIRPYTQTRALRSSTSGLLASLPLRKYSSRSAQSKLFAALAPQWWNKLPHDARTAESITTFRRHLKPHLFKEYLG